A region from the Achromobacter seleniivolatilans genome encodes:
- a CDS encoding cold-shock protein encodes METGIVKWFNDAKGFGFIMPENGGKDLFAHFSEIMSDGHKVLLENQRVSYVTAQGAKGPHATQIRTL; translated from the coding sequence ATGGAAACCGGAATTGTTAAGTGGTTCAACGATGCAAAGGGTTTTGGTTTCATCATGCCCGAGAACGGCGGCAAGGATTTGTTTGCCCACTTCTCTGAAATCATGAGCGATGGCCACAAGGTCTTGCTTGAAAACCAACGCGTCAGTTACGTGACTGCGCAGGGCGCCAAAGGCCCGCACGCCACGCAAATCCGCACTTTGTGA
- a CDS encoding LysE family translocator, producing MLSASATGLFIIGITVVLAMPGPTNTLLAAAGLRQGFKPSARLTGAELAGYVLSISIWGRFLGQAAQVLPWLPTVVRVASSLYIAYLAWRMWHAANAVPSAAQQLIGMRTLFVATLLNPKGILFASAIFPTAAFQDLAQYLLSMAIFALLLVPIGLMWVLFGATLGGDRLKWLDPAKMQRGASIVLGLFSVTLAWSVFR from the coding sequence ATGCTTTCCGCTTCGGCCACTGGCTTATTCATCATCGGTATCACTGTTGTTCTGGCCATGCCCGGCCCCACCAATACCTTATTGGCGGCCGCCGGTTTGCGGCAGGGATTCAAACCATCAGCGCGCCTGACTGGCGCGGAACTGGCGGGCTACGTGCTGTCGATCTCGATCTGGGGCCGCTTCCTGGGTCAAGCGGCACAGGTTCTGCCCTGGCTGCCCACCGTGGTGCGTGTTGCCAGCAGTCTATACATTGCCTATCTCGCCTGGCGCATGTGGCACGCAGCCAATGCCGTGCCGTCGGCCGCCCAGCAGTTGATCGGCATGCGTACGCTGTTTGTCGCGACGCTGCTGAATCCCAAAGGCATCCTGTTCGCCAGCGCCATCTTCCCAACTGCCGCTTTCCAGGACCTTGCCCAATATCTCCTGTCCATGGCGATCTTCGCGCTGCTGTTGGTTCCCATCGGCCTGATGTGGGTCTTGTTCGGCGCGACCCTGGGCGGCGACCGGCTCAAATGGCTCGACCCCGCAAAGATGCAGCGCGGCGCGTCAATTGTTCTTGGCCTTTTTTCTGTGACGTTGGCATGGTCTGTGTTTCGCTAG
- a CDS encoding type II toxin-antitoxin system RelE family toxin has protein sequence MFSINWAKRAVRQWLKIPKTDRNRITAEVAKLKSFPHTPNIRALVNHEFGYRLRVGQYRIIFDVHSVIRIIEIQEVKKRDDSTYRT, from the coding sequence ATGTTTTCGATCAACTGGGCCAAAAGGGCGGTCAGACAATGGCTCAAGATTCCTAAAACAGACCGGAATCGCATTACAGCCGAGGTCGCAAAGTTGAAGTCGTTTCCCCATACGCCCAACATCAGGGCTTTGGTGAACCACGAGTTTGGCTATCGGCTACGAGTCGGCCAGTACCGGATTATTTTCGATGTCCACTCTGTGATCCGCATCATCGAAATCCAAGAGGTGAAAAAGCGCGATGACAGCACCTATCGAACTTAA
- a CDS encoding helix-turn-helix domain-containing protein: MDGTIPHEVVALMSQNDWGIIRAWREYLGLTQIEMASRLGIRQPSYAAMEAPGAKPKKNTRERIAAALGVQFDQIDV; the protein is encoded by the coding sequence TTGGACGGCACCATTCCCCATGAAGTGGTGGCGTTGATGTCCCAAAATGACTGGGGCATCATCCGCGCCTGGCGAGAGTACCTGGGCCTGACTCAAATTGAGATGGCCTCGCGCTTGGGCATACGCCAGCCTAGCTATGCCGCGATGGAGGCTCCGGGCGCGAAACCCAAGAAAAACACCCGCGAACGAATCGCTGCCGCGCTGGGCGTACAGTTTGATCAAATTGATGTCTGA
- a CDS encoding GCN5 family acetyltransferase, whose amino-acid sequence MTTEHTSAHPIAIDPEQVGEYPALTKSGGGYFYDDVLEYRVWVHPHAGGEDLHEGDDYYYAFATFEEAAECSDETLGAEKPLVLVRQFESINEAVPGQFEHVIAERITEWRVEWLADSKRTATSIPDFLKSRAH is encoded by the coding sequence ATGACCACTGAACATACGTCCGCCCACCCCATCGCCATCGACCCCGAACAAGTCGGGGAATATCCTGCTCTGACCAAATCAGGCGGCGGCTATTTTTACGATGATGTGCTGGAATACCGTGTGTGGGTCCATCCCCATGCTGGTGGCGAAGACTTGCACGAAGGCGACGATTATTACTACGCATTCGCCACATTTGAAGAAGCCGCGGAATGTTCGGATGAAACACTTGGCGCCGAAAAGCCGCTGGTGCTGGTCCGGCAGTTTGAATCCATCAACGAGGCCGTGCCCGGCCAGTTTGAACACGTGATCGCCGAACGGATCACGGAATGGCGCGTGGAGTGGCTGGCGGACAGCAAGCGCACCGCCACGTCCATTCCCGACTTTTTGAAAAGCCGCGCGCACTGA
- a CDS encoding SDR family oxidoreductase yields the protein MALRIAYVTSGMGHTGTAICQALHHTGHRVVAGCGPRSSRRDAWLKEQKSLGYDFVASEGDATDWVSTEAAFAKVRREVGEIDVLVNNAGSMLDMRFRQMAYADWSAVLRSNLDTLFNSTKQVVDSMADRGWGRIINIGSVAAEKGQIGQINYATAKGAVIGFTRSLAQEVAARGVTVNLVSPGFIADDTVKAFPPALLDRIIESVPVGRLGTAKDLAGLCAWLASDDAAFVTGANYAINGGVYMS from the coding sequence ATGGCTTTGCGCATTGCTTACGTTACCAGCGGAATGGGCCATACGGGCACCGCGATTTGCCAGGCCCTGCACCATACCGGGCATCGCGTGGTGGCAGGATGCGGACCGCGCTCGTCGCGCCGTGATGCCTGGTTAAAAGAACAAAAGTCTTTGGGTTATGACTTTGTGGCGTCAGAAGGCGACGCGACGGATTGGGTATCCACCGAAGCGGCTTTCGCCAAGGTCCGCCGTGAAGTCGGCGAGATCGATGTACTGGTCAATAATGCCGGTTCCATGCTGGACATGCGCTTTCGCCAGATGGCTTATGCCGATTGGTCGGCGGTATTGCGCAGTAATCTGGATACGCTATTCAACAGCACCAAGCAGGTGGTGGACAGCATGGCCGACCGGGGCTGGGGCCGCATTATCAACATTGGCTCGGTGGCCGCCGAGAAAGGCCAGATCGGCCAGATCAACTACGCCACGGCCAAGGGCGCAGTAATCGGTTTTACCCGGTCGCTGGCGCAGGAAGTGGCGGCGCGCGGCGTGACAGTGAATCTGGTGTCGCCGGGCTTTATTGCTGACGACACGGTCAAGGCGTTTCCGCCCGCGCTGCTGGATCGCATTATTGAGAGCGTGCCGGTGGGCAGGCTGGGTACAGCCAAAGATCTGGCGGGGCTATGCGCCTGGCTGGCGTCGGACGACGCGGCCTTTGTGACGGGTGCCAACTACGCCATCAACGGCGGCGTCTACATGAGCTGA
- a CDS encoding CitMHS family transporter translates to MLLTLLGFGMVITFMTLIMTKRLSPLVALILVPIIFALLGGFGSGIDKMMLDGIRKIAPTGVMLMFAILYFGVMIDAGLFDPVVGRILRAVKGDPLKIVVGTTVLALVISLDGDGSTTYMIVVASMLPLYRRLKMNALSMTCLAMLASGVMNLTPWGGPTARAASALHVDAGDIFVPLVPVMGVAIVSILVLAFFLGLRERRRLGVLSLPDGASLHAGYDEDGPKNLPEIEVDHDLRRPKLLWVNAGLTLALMVSLVLGVLPLPVLFMIAFAIALIINYPNLAEQRRRVAQHAGNVLSVVSLIFAAGIFTGILSGTGMVEAMSRSLLAVIPDAMGPYLAGITALVSLPFTFFMSNDAFYFGVLPILSEAAAGYGISPVEMARASLIGQPVHLLSPLVPSTYLLVGLAGVEFGDHQRYALKWATMVCMVMLAAALAFGLFPLVGAVT, encoded by the coding sequence ATGCTTTTGACCTTGCTTGGCTTCGGCATGGTGATCACGTTCATGACGCTGATCATGACCAAGCGCCTGTCGCCACTCGTTGCGCTCATCCTTGTCCCCATTATTTTTGCCTTGTTGGGCGGCTTCGGCTCTGGCATCGACAAGATGATGCTGGACGGCATTCGCAAGATTGCCCCCACGGGCGTGATGCTGATGTTCGCCATCCTGTATTTCGGGGTAATGATCGACGCGGGCCTGTTTGACCCGGTCGTGGGCCGCATCCTGCGCGCCGTGAAGGGTGATCCGCTGAAAATCGTGGTGGGCACCACCGTGCTCGCGCTGGTTATTTCGCTGGACGGCGACGGTTCGACCACCTACATGATCGTAGTGGCGTCGATGCTGCCGCTATACCGCCGCCTGAAGATGAATGCGTTGTCGATGACTTGCCTGGCGATGCTGGCCAGCGGCGTCATGAACCTGACCCCCTGGGGTGGACCGACGGCGCGCGCAGCCAGCGCTCTGCACGTGGATGCGGGCGATATCTTCGTGCCGCTGGTCCCGGTAATGGGCGTGGCAATTGTGTCGATTCTGGTGCTGGCGTTCTTTTTGGGCCTGCGTGAACGCCGCCGTCTGGGCGTGCTGTCGCTGCCGGATGGCGCGTCGCTGCATGCCGGCTATGACGAAGACGGCCCCAAGAACCTGCCCGAAATCGAGGTCGATCACGACCTGCGCCGCCCCAAGCTGTTGTGGGTGAATGCGGGCCTGACCTTGGCGCTGATGGTCAGCCTGGTGCTGGGCGTGTTGCCGCTGCCCGTGTTGTTCATGATTGCGTTCGCTATTGCGCTGATCATCAACTATCCCAATCTGGCCGAACAGCGCCGCCGCGTGGCGCAGCATGCGGGCAATGTGCTGTCGGTGGTGTCGCTGATTTTTGCGGCGGGCATCTTCACCGGCATCTTGTCCGGCACAGGCATGGTCGAAGCGATGTCGCGCAGCCTGCTGGCCGTGATTCCAGACGCAATGGGCCCGTATCTGGCCGGCATTACGGCGTTGGTCAGCCTGCCGTTCACGTTCTTCATGTCGAACGACGCCTTCTACTTTGGCGTGCTGCCCATTCTGAGCGAAGCCGCTGCGGGGTATGGCATTTCCCCCGTTGAGATGGCGCGCGCGTCGTTGATTGGCCAGCCCGTGCACTTGCTTAGCCCCTTGGTTCCGTCGACGTATCTGCTGGTGGGTCTGGCAGGCGTGGAATTCGGGGATCACCAGCGCTATGCGCTGAAGTGGGCCACGATGGTCTGCATGGTGATGCTGGCGGCTGCCTTGGCGTTTGGCCTGTTCCCGCTGGTTGGGGCGGTCACCTGA